The sequence GAGTCCTGCCCCACCGGTGACGAGGATGACCTCTGACATCTATCTCTCAGTTCAAGCGACCGTGTGTAAAACCTTCTGAACTAGGCGCTTCAATCGAGTACATGGTAGATTTTTCTCCCGAGCGGATACAAACCGGTCCGCCGCAGCAGGGCAACCGTTCGCTCCGTGACGAGCGAATCGATGACTCCCGTATAGATCAGCCTGGCACCCGTTCGAACCCGTGATTCTCGCCAGCGCTCGGTCGCGACGTCCTGTGCGTACGACTTCACGATATCCTTGGCTTCGGGCGGCACGGCAACGATCACGTCTTCGACGACGACGATGTAATACTCCGGTCCCAGTTCGTCGCGTATCGTCAGGATGACCTCGTCGATCGTGGGCCAGTCGTCGGGGTCGTGGGGCCGTGGCGGCGGCGAAAGGAAATCGCGAGCGTCGTCGATGAACAGGAACTGCTCACCGTCCGCGCCGCCGATCGCCGCTAGTTCTTCTAGGAGCGGACATTCGTACTCTTCACCCGCCGTCTCGCCGCCGGAGTAGTGCGCGTCTAGCCAGAAGACGGCCGAGTCGTCGAGACGCTCCACGACGCCCGGGAGCATCTCCTGTGACGAGCCGTGAAGGAACTCGATATTATCGATATCACCGTACCGCTCGGTCGTTCGCTCGTACAGGTCGTCGCCGAGTTCGATCGTCACGACGGTTTGGAACGGTCCACTCGCCCACGCCGCCGTTTCGCCGTGAAGCGTCCCCGTCTCGACGAACGACTCGACCGAAAACGCCTCTCGAACGCGCGTGATCAGGTCACGAGGTGGTCCGATGCGAATCTCTCCCATAACGGTGGTCTACGCCCGGGTCAGATAAACGGGCGGGATTTGACGGATAGAAGACGGACCTCGACTGATCGTCGAACGGGGTTATTTTACGATCTGTCCCAGAATCGGATGATCTCGGCTATCGCGGAGTGGATCGTCAGCTCGGTCGAATCCATCCTGCTCGACGCCCGGATAGAGCGGGACGACAGGACACTCACCGAGGATTGCGGCGAACACGCTGAACGTACTGGGCGGTGTCAGAACCTCGTCACAGAGGGACAGTTCGGTGAAGTTCTCGACGTAGTGGCCGGGGCCAACTGCCTCTCCCGTGGCGAAGGTGAACGAGTCGTCGGCAAACAGGTCTGCATTCTGTCTCTCGTCGGACGCGATGACGAAGCCGACATCTTGCGACGGGAACTCGGCGGCGTACGCCTCCATCAGTTCCTTGTACCGTCTGGACTCGAAGAAGTACTTGCCGTCGTTCCAGGTCCGGTAGTCGCCCTGTCGTATCAATACTCCCACCAGTTTGTCGTGTTTTTCGCGAAGCGGCTCGATGAACGACTCCGCCACGGAGCGGTGTTCCTCGCCGGGTTGGAGGCGTGTTCGAATCGTGGGTAGATATTTCGATACGAGCGGCCAGCACCGGACACCCCAACCGGCGAGCAGCGTCATATCCTTTGATCGCAGGCGGTCTACGTTCGCCTCGTCCGTGAGGTCGAACTCGTCGTACTGCTCACCGGGAATGTCGAAGAGCGCGTGTGGCTTCCCGCCCACGATACTCTGAGCGTTCCGCTGCCGCTGGGCGAAGTAGTGGAGCGCCTGATGTCGGAATCGATTGATGGGATAGAAATCCCGGATAGAAGCGAGACGTTCCCACTCCCAGAAGATGCGGACGAATGGTTTCCAAAACCCGTCGAACTCGAGGTCGGAGAGGTCCACGAGTTCCAGATCATCTCGACCGTACGCGTCTATGTATGGAACGAACGCGAGGTCAAACACCTCGAATTCGGGGTGTTCAAGCTGAAACGCCAGCAGGTTCGCGTAATTTATCAGCTGGTTTCCCAGACGCCCGCCGCCTTTCGTGTATACGATCGTCCCGCGAGAACTCCCCATTGTCTGTGTCGCTCGGTTGGTGGTATTTCGATTAAACCTTTTCTTGTCCCCGCGGACGCGTTTAGATACGGGTCCGTCCGAAGGCGACTGCCTGCACTCGATTTTTACTGGCCCGGTGCGGCGTGATCGACCATACTCGGAGAGCGGCTCACCTCAAACGAATCGGTCGACTGTATTTCGATTCCCATCAATATTATGTCGAAACTATCACGGAATAGATACTGCCAGCAGCCACGGAACGACGTCGACGGGACCGTCACCGAAGAACCCGCACTCCCCGAGTCACGAAATCGGGTCACTGCGCCGTTCCTTTCAGGGGCCGGTGCCGGCCTACGTCCAGCGGAACGTGTCGGGTTTATCGATCCAGATAGTACTCGACGGTCGTTCGGAGCGCATCGTCGAAATCGTGCATCGGTTCCCACCCTAATGACCGAACTTTGGATGCATCCAGTGCGTACCGTTGGTCATGTCCCGGCCGGTCCTCGACGAAGGTGATGAGATCATGTGGTTTCCCAAGAATGTCGAGAATCCGGCGTGTTACTTCGAGATTGGTCATCTCGTGTCCAGATCCGATATTGTACACCTCGCCTACATCGCCGTCGCGCAAAACGAGGTCGATCGCTCGGCAGTTATCCATAACGTATGTCCATTCTCGAACGTTGGTGCCATCGCCGTAGACCGGTAGTGTGTCACCGTTCGCAGCGTTCAGGATGAATTTCGGGATCAGTTTCTCTGGGTCCTGTCTGGGACCGAAGTTGTTCGACGATCGCGTCGTGACGACTGGCAGCCCGTGAGTTACGTAGTAGCTGTTTACGAGCAAGTCCGCTGCCGCTTTCGACGCGGCATACGGATTCCGTGGATTGAGCGGATCATCCTCTGAAAACGAGCCTTCCGCTATCTCTCCGTACACCTCGTCGGTGGAGACCTGAAGGAACCGCTCGAGATCGGCTTCAATGGCCGCATCGAGAAGCGTCTGCGTCCCCTCGACATTCGTTCTGATGAACGGCTTCGATCCCTCGATAGACCTGTCAACATGTGATTCGGCCGCGAAATTGACGACTGCGTCGACCGTCGAGACGGCATCTTCGACGAGTTCGGTGTCGCAGATATCTCCCTCGATGAATTCGTGTCGTGGATTGTCCAGCGCATCGCCGAGATTGTCCAGCGAGCCGGCATATGTCAAGTTATCGAACGTCACGATATCGTCGTCGGTGTGGTCCAACAGATAATGGACGAAGTTAGATCCGATGAATCCCGCTCCGCCGGTGACGAGGATTCTCATAGGCCAATCTAGGCGAGCAACGATATAGGCTATTCGTTCGGAGTTGTGGTTCCGCCATCTCACGCGGCGGGGAAACCATCGAAGCGGTTATGATAAGGGATGCCGAACCTGCACAAATAACATGGAGCATGACGGTTATCGCGTCCCCTACGCGCGAGCGACGTACGGACAGGAAGAGCGAGAGGCGGTAAACGAGGTGCTCGATCATCCCGAGAGCCTAGTGGGTGGTGAGTTCACTTCGGAGTTTCAGGACCGTGTCTCTACCCTGTTCGGCAAGGAACACGGAGTAATGGTGAACTCCGGTTCTTCTGCGAACCTCTTAGCGATCGAACTATTGGATGCGGAGCCGGGTAGTGAAGTCATCACCCCGTTAGTTACGTTCTCGACGACCGTTGCGCCGATTATCCAGAAGGGACTGGTTCCGACCTTCGTTGACGTCGGCGTCGGTGATTATCTGCTTGACATTGGGCAAGTCCGGGAAGCGATCACTGACGATACCGTGGCGATTGTGGCTCCGTCTCTGCTGGGCAACGTACCCAACTACGCCGAACTCCGGTCGATCGCGGACGAACACGATCTGCAACTCATCGAGGACTCTGCGGACACGATCGGCGCCAAAATACAGGGTCAACCAACGGGCGAATTCACCGATATTTCGACGACGAGTTTCTACGGATCGCACGTCATCACGTCGTTCGGGACGGGTGGCATGATCGCCGTTGACAACGATGAGTCGATG comes from Haloplanus sp. XH21 and encodes:
- the rfbB gene encoding dTDP-glucose 4,6-dehydratase, encoding MRILVTGGAGFIGSNFVHYLLDHTDDDIVTFDNLTYAGSLDNLGDALDNPRHEFIEGDICDTELVEDAVSTVDAVVNFAAESHVDRSIEGSKPFIRTNVEGTQTLLDAAIEADLERFLQVSTDEVYGEIAEGSFSEDDPLNPRNPYAASKAAADLLVNSYYVTHGLPVVTTRSSNNFGPRQDPEKLIPKFILNAANGDTLPVYGDGTNVREWTYVMDNCRAIDLVLRDGDVGEVYNIGSGHEMTNLEVTRRILDILGKPHDLITFVEDRPGHDQRYALDASKVRSLGWEPMHDFDDALRTTVEYYLDR
- a CDS encoding DegT/DnrJ/EryC1/StrS family aminotransferase, which gives rise to MEHDGYRVPYARATYGQEEREAVNEVLDHPESLVGGEFTSEFQDRVSTLFGKEHGVMVNSGSSANLLAIELLDAEPGSEVITPLVTFSTTVAPIIQKGLVPTFVDVGVGDYLLDIGQVREAITDDTVAIVAPSLLGNVPNYAELRSIADEHDLQLIEDSADTIGAKIQGQPTGEFTDISTTSFYGSHVITSFGTGGMIAVDNDESMKRLKKLRGWGRSSAADETNDIEERLDRILGDVHYDSKFVFDEIGYNFLPTEASAAFGVEQVRKLDSFIKRRQEVFATLDDFFSEYREWFVLPEQRSDVETCWLAYPLTIRPEAPFDRRAIVRHLEMNGIQTRSLWSGNLLKHPGFERIDARLPFDDYPEANRIMADSFVIGAHQSMSDEDVVYIEETFEDLFVDY